The Mannheimia granulomatis sequence TTAATGGTACCAAAAAACATTTTTTCTTTATAAATCAAGCGATTCTGATTATCTAAAAACAATACCATAAAAACCTCTCTTTCCTCTTCTTCCAGCTCGGTTTGAAAATACATAATCGCCATATAAGGAGCTTGAATCATCTCACTAAATTCCATTTGTTGTGCCAAATAGCGTTTCGTCATCTCTTTTGAGGCCTGCAATTGAATATATTTCGTTTTTCCTAATCCATAAATTTTGCAAAACTCATTGATATCTGCATTAAGCAATTGACGTAATGACCCAAATACCATTAATACGCTTTCCGCTAATGTCATTACTGGCACTTCTTTAGTTCCGGTACGCAAAAAAATAGCCAGCAACTCGGCATCTGTTAATGAAGCTGCTCCATGTGTCAGTAATTTTTCTCTTGGC is a genomic window containing:
- the radC gene encoding RadC family protein, translating into MNDFDAISDEPIMMPREKLLTHGAASLTDAELLAIFLRTGTKEVPVMTLAESVLMVFGSLRQLLNADINEFCKIYGLGKTKYIQLQASKEMTKRYLAQQMEFSEMIQAPYMAIMYFQTELEEEEREVFMVLFLDNQNRLIYKEKMFFGTINQTAVHPREIIKRALKYNAAAIIVAHNHPSGSCLPSESDRSLTKKIEMACELVDIRFVDHIIVGKGDYFSFAEEKLELKEINN